AGCACTTTGGGCGAAAAGCAGCAAGGAGGATTGCAAAGGCCACCCGTTGATTGCCCACATGCTTGACGTTGCGGCTTGCGCTGAAGCAATCCTTGAACTCGAGCCCGAATCCACCCTCCAGCGCTATGCTGAAGATTTTGGTTTACTGCCTGAGCAGGCTCAGCCGCTGCTTCTGGCTTTGATTGCGCTTCACGACATCGGCAAGGCTAGCCCTGCCTTTCAACAACTATGGGAGCCAGGCCTAAACCGCCTGGTATGTATCGAGCCCGCGTTCGATTGGCGCAAGAGCAAAAGCAAGCCTCCCACCTACCCGAAGTACGTGCCCCACGCAGTCATTAGCCAAGCGGTTCTACCGGATTTATTGCAAAAGCGCGGCTTTCCTCGATCATTAGTGAACGGGGTTGGTGGCTCGGGGGGAATTGGAGACGCATTGGGCTGCCACCACGGCTTCCGGGCTGAATCGCTGCAAAAAGCCTGCTACCCCCATGAGCAGGGGAAAAATATCTGGGAGGAAGTCCGACAGATTCTCGTCGAGGAGGTGTTCTGTACTCTGGGTGCTTCGGCTCTTCCGACTGTGCAAAGCCTCAGCCCAGCAGCCTTCATGCGACTGGCAGGGCTCACGAGCTTTGCCGACTGGATCGGTTCGAGCTTCTACCCGGATTTGAAATTTGACGGCTTTGAGGACGACCTGCCGGGATACTGGGAGGCCAGCAAAAAACTGGCGCGGAAGCGTCTACAGGACTTGGGTTGGACAAAGCGGGTTCCACTGGTCGAGGAACCCAAACCGCTTCGGGAGGTGTTCGACTACCTTAGTCGCGAATCGGGAAAGGTATTTGTGCCCCGTCCGCTTCAGCTCTGGGTCAAGCGACTGGTCAAGAACACCCAACAACCCACGCTGCTCCTCATTGAGGCGGCCATGGGCGAGGGCAAAACCGAGGCCGCGCTCTATGCCTTTCTCCGGCTGCAAGCCCAAATCGGGCACCGGGGCCTGTACGTTGCCCTGCCTACGATGGCAACAGGCAACCAGATGTTTGAGCGGGCTTTGCGCTTTCTGAATGAACAAGGCAAAGGGCGAGAGGTAAAGCTCGACCTGCAACTGATCCACGGGGCGACCCAGCTAAACGAGCTGTACCAGAAGTTGCAGGGCAAAATTCTGCCCAATACCGAGCGCGAAGAAGAGCTGCTCGAGAACGTCGAGGCCAGAGCCTACTTCACCCACAAGAGGCGGGCGCTGCTCTCGGAGTACGGCGTAGGTACCGTTGATCAAGCTTTACTTACCGTCCTTAACGTCAAGCACCAGTTTGTACGGCTGTGGGGGCTAGGTAACCGCGTGGTGATCATTGATGAGGTTCATGCCTACGATACCTACACCTCTGAGCTGATCCTGACCCTGGTGTGCTGGCTGCGTGCGTTGGGCTCGAGCGTGATTCTGATGAGCGCCACCCTGCCCAAAGAAAAGCGCAGGCAGATTCTCGAGGCCTATGGTGGCCAAGACCAAGACACCGACCACTACCCGCGCATCTACAAGGTCTCGGGTGGCCAGACCGAGCTCGTGCGCTTCAAGGGCGATCGGAGCCGCCAGGTCAAAGTAAAGCTTGAACCCCTCGAGAGTAGCCTCGAGGCCATCGTGAGGCTGCTCGAGGAGAAGTTGGCTGAGGGTGGTTGTGCGGTCTGCATTGTGAACACCGTAGACCGGGCGCAGGCTTTGTATCAGTTACTGAAGCAGCGTGGGTGCCTCAACCCCATGCTCTTCCACGCCCGTTTTCCTGCCGAGGATCGAGCCCGGCTCGAGGACGAGGTGCTGGCCCGCTTCGGCAAGGACTCGACACTAGAGAACGGCCAGCGCCCCCAAAAAGCCGTGCTGGTGGCCACCCAGGTGGTCGAGCAGTCCCTCGACCTGGACTTCGACCTCATGGTGAGCGACCTGGCCCCGGTGGATCTGCTGCTCCAGCGGGCAGGCCGCCTGTGGCGGCACAAGCGCAGTAATAGGCCCATTGCCGAGCCCATCCTGTACGTTGCCGGGCTGGTACACCAGGACGAGCTGCCCGATCTCCGTACCCACTACTGGGACAAGGTCTACGCCCCTTTCATCCTTTATAAAACCTGGGAAGGGCTCAAGGGTCGCACGCACCTCACCTTGCCCACCGACATAGATCCCCTGGTGCAGCAGGTTTACAACGGGGCAGAGCTGGCCCTGGAGCTATCGCCCGAGGCCCGCCAGAAGGTCGCGGAGCACCAGGCCGAGTTCGACCAGCAGACCCTAGTGGATCGCAAGGACAGTGAAGCAGCGGTCATCAGCCACCTGCACGAAGGGGAGCTACAACTGCGTGAGGCCGTCCGGTCGCGGGAGGAGGACGATCCGCCCGACGGCAGGCCGGTAGCGCTTACCCGTAAGGGTGATGGCTCGGTCTTGGTAATTCCGCTGTTTGAGATCGATGGGCAATACTACCTTGACCGGGGTGCAACCCGCCCCTACGACCCCAAGCAGCCTGCCCAAACTTTCATGCGGGCGGTGCGGCTGAGCCGTATCTCAGTGGTAGGAAACAACAACCCCAAGCGCTGGGTTCCAAGCGCCCTCGAGCAGCACAACCAGGCTCAGGGTATAGATAGGTGCTTCAAGTCCTGGAAGGAGGATGCGCTGTTGCGCAACTGTGTGCCGCTGATCTTGAACCCTGAGGGCAAAGTGGTTATTGACAAAACTGAGGTGACCCTTGATGAAAAGCTGGGTGTGGTCTATCGAAAACTCGAGGCCCCATAAACCAACGGAGGTAATGTGCCAATGTACTCCTTTAACCTGGTAAGTGAGCCCTGGATTCCGGTTCGGATAGGCGGGCGGCTCGAGCTGTTCTCCCTTGAGCAAACCCTGCTTTGTGCGCAGAAGATTGAGCGGCTCGAGGATGCCTCGCCGCTGGTGCTGGTGGCACTGCACCGGCTGCTTTTGGCGGTGCTGTATAGGGCGTTACAGGGCCCCAAGACCTTGGAGGACAACCTGAAGTGGATCAAGTGCGGTCAGTTTCCACAAGATCTTATTCAGATGTACCTCAACCAGTGGAAATCACACTTTGACCTGTTTGACACTAAGAGACCGTTCTTTCAAGTTCCCGATCTAGACCGAGCCGATTTTGTCAACCACGGCAAGTCGAAGCCTATCGAACCAAAGTCCTGGATTGAGTTGTCACCAGAAATTAGGGACGGCGGCCAGGCAGCACCGATTTTCAATCATGAGAATAAGGTGGCCGAGCCGATAGATGCTCCTACCGCCGCACGCCTGCTTCTGGCCCTACAAACATTTGCATTAGGAGGGCTTAGGGGTGGCAGAACATTTCAATACTCTGCCAAACGAGCACCATCTCCCAACGCCATCTTCGTTATCCCTCACGGACAAAACTTACTGGAAACCTTTTGCTATTGCTTAGATCCCAACAACTATGCACTTCTGGAGAACGATATTCCGTTCTGGGAGTCGAACCCGGCCATAAACATTGCTTACTTGAAGACCCAGGGTGACAAAGTAGTTGAGGTAATGGGCTGTGTGCAGGCCTATACCTGGATGAGTAGATCGGTAAAGCTAATCCCCGAGCTGGCGGGGGGAGAACTGCGTGTGAGCAAGATCTACTTTGCGTCGGGTCTGTCTCCTGGGATTACACCGGAAAAATATTACGACCCCATGGTAGGTACTCAGCTAATTAAGTCTGGGGAAAACAAGGATAAATACCGCTTTACAGGTTTCGTAAAGGGGCGGCAGTTCTGGCGCGACTTTCACTCACTTTTCACCCCTGAAGATTCCAATGATCGGCGACCTCCTAGAGTAATTTCAATCTCTTCCCGACTATATAACGATGCCTCGCCGATTACTTTGGGCATTTACGGGATAGCGAACCCCACGCAAGAGGCAAAAATAGATTTTGCGCGTCAGGAGTTTTACACCTTGCCAGAAGCAATCAGCGCAGACAGAACAAGTGAGGTCTACAGCAGCCTCGAGGAGGCCCTAAAGCAAGCTGAGGATTTAGGTACAGCCCTGGACCGGGCCATCTGGCAACTGGCACGGTTAGTCACTGTTCGGTCAGAAAGGAAATTGTCTGATGAGGACAGAGCAGCTATTAATAAAAGGGCAGAAACCTACCCAGGCAAAATGGCCTACTGGTCAAAACTAGATAGCGTTTTCCCCAAGCTACTCCTTCGCCTCACCAAGGACTACCAATGGCAATCCGTACGAGTTTTCTGGCTGAAGCAGTTGATAGAGGCTTCAAATCACGCCTGGAATCTCACCCAGCTAGCTGTCGGTGATGATGCCTCGGCATTGAAAGCGCTATACGTCTCTGAGCAAATTCTGCGAGAGGCTCAGAACCCGATATTGCAACAACTCAAGGAGGCCAAGGAGGCTGTATGACCGAAAAAGCAGTCAACTTCATAGGGTTCCTATGGAAACTGGATCGTAAGGCCTTCGCTCATCTGCGGCGCAGCCTGCGCGATGAGCCAGGGCATTACATTGGCGCCATCCCCTACGTGGAACCCTTCACTTTGGGCGACACCCCATCATGGGTGCGGCAGATGTACTACCTGGTGGCAGGTCTGTTCGCCTACGTTGAACGGCCACTCGAGCCCAGCGGTTCCGCACGAAAGCCCCTCGAGCAGAACCTGGGCGAGAGCATGGCCCGGCTGTACGTGCTCAAGGAGAGGAGCCCCAGCATCGAACGCCGGTTTATCCGCCTGCTCGACGCAGACCATGAACAACTGCCCAGTCGGCTGCGCCAGACCGTCACCCTGCTCAAGTCTAACGACATCCCCATCGGCTGGGAGCAACTGCTCGACGACCTAGGCTACTGGCGTTCGGAGCAGCGGAGGGTTCAGCACCGATGGGCCAGAAGTTTTTACCAGAGAGCCGAACGGGAAACCCAACCCCAAGAATCCACACCCGAACCCCAACTCACCGGAGGTAACGAATGAAAGCTTTACTCGAGATCCACCTTCTGCAAAACTTCGCCCCCTCGAACCTCAACCGCGACGACACCGGCAGCCCCAAGGACGCTTATTTCGGCGGGGTAAAACGGGGGCGCATCTCGAGCCAGTCGCTCAAACGGGCCATGCGGATGTACTTTCGTGAGCAGAAGCTGATCCCCGAGGAGCATCTAGCAGTGCGCACCAAGCGCCTTACCGAGAGGTTAGCAGAGCTGCTAGTGGCCAGGGGCCACCACAGGGACACCGCCGTGAAGGTTGTGAACCTAGCCTTGGGCGGGGTGAAGCTCAAGGTGGAGGAGGCTAACAACAAGACCCAGTATTTGGTCTATCTTGGGGCGGCAGAGATTAAGAAGATTGCTGAACTTATAAACGAGAACTGGCAGGCTCTCGAGGAAGCCATCACCGCCGAGGAGTCTGGCAAGAACGAGGAGTCTGGCAAGAAGAAAGAGAAAAAAGACAAAAAGGCTGCCAAGGAGGCCGTGCCCGAGAAGCTGGTGAAGGACCTCGAGAAGGTCATGGATGGAGGCAAGGCGGTGGACATAGCCCTCTTCGGGCGGATGCTGGCCGACCTACCCGAGAAGAACCAGTACGCCGCTTGCCAGGTAGCCCACGCCATCTCAACGCACAGGGTCGAGCACGATGAGGATTTCTACACGGCGGTAGACGACCTCAAGCCCGACGACAACGCGGGTGCGGACATGCTGGGCACGGTGGAGTTCAACAGCGCCTGCTACTACCGCTACGCAGTGGTGGATCTCGAGAAGTTCCGCACCAACCTTCAGGGCGACAATGAGCTGATGCTCAAGGGCCTCGAGGCCTTCCTGCGCTCCTCCATCTACGCCCTGCCCTGCGGCAAGCAGAACTCTTTCGCAGCCCATCAGCTTCCCAGCTTTATCGGCTTCACTGTACGCACCAATGCGAGCCCACGCAGCCTCGCCAATGCCTTCGAGAAGCCAGTAAAGGCTTCTCAAAACGGCTGGTTAGATGCCTCCGCCCAGGCTCTGGTCAAAGAGTGGAACGAGCTCGAGCAGATCTTCGGTCAGGGAGGCATGCACTATGTGATCAATCGCACCGCGGCCAAGCTAGAGGGTGCCCTGGAAAACGCAGCGGTTGACAATGTGGAGACCCTGGTTAAAAACACCCTCGACCAAGTCAAAAAGGCGCTGAGCCTGGAGGCCTGAGCCATGAGACACACCTTGCTCATGCGCTTTGCCGCCCCCATGCAGTCGTGGGGCACTAAATCACGCTTCGACGAGCGCGATACAGAATTGGAACCCTCCAAGAGCGGGGTGATTGGGCTGATCTGCGCCGCGTTAGGGGTGGATCGTGAGGAGGAAGAACCGGTGCTCAAGCTGGCCGC
The nucleotide sequence above comes from Meiothermus sp. CFH 77666. Encoded proteins:
- the cas3 gene encoding CRISPR-associated helicase Cas3', which encodes MKELSKAAKALWAKSSKEDCKGHPLIAHMLDVAACAEAILELEPESTLQRYAEDFGLLPEQAQPLLLALIALHDIGKASPAFQQLWEPGLNRLVCIEPAFDWRKSKSKPPTYPKYVPHAVISQAVLPDLLQKRGFPRSLVNGVGGSGGIGDALGCHHGFRAESLQKACYPHEQGKNIWEEVRQILVEEVFCTLGASALPTVQSLSPAAFMRLAGLTSFADWIGSSFYPDLKFDGFEDDLPGYWEASKKLARKRLQDLGWTKRVPLVEEPKPLREVFDYLSRESGKVFVPRPLQLWVKRLVKNTQQPTLLLIEAAMGEGKTEAALYAFLRLQAQIGHRGLYVALPTMATGNQMFERALRFLNEQGKGREVKLDLQLIHGATQLNELYQKLQGKILPNTEREEELLENVEARAYFTHKRRALLSEYGVGTVDQALLTVLNVKHQFVRLWGLGNRVVIIDEVHAYDTYTSELILTLVCWLRALGSSVILMSATLPKEKRRQILEAYGGQDQDTDHYPRIYKVSGGQTELVRFKGDRSRQVKVKLEPLESSLEAIVRLLEEKLAEGGCAVCIVNTVDRAQALYQLLKQRGCLNPMLFHARFPAEDRARLEDEVLARFGKDSTLENGQRPQKAVLVATQVVEQSLDLDFDLMVSDLAPVDLLLQRAGRLWRHKRSNRPIAEPILYVAGLVHQDELPDLRTHYWDKVYAPFILYKTWEGLKGRTHLTLPTDIDPLVQQVYNGAELALELSPEARQKVAEHQAEFDQQTLVDRKDSEAAVISHLHEGELQLREAVRSREEDDPPDGRPVALTRKGDGSVLVIPLFEIDGQYYLDRGATRPYDPKQPAQTFMRAVRLSRISVVGNNNPKRWVPSALEQHNQAQGIDRCFKSWKEDALLRNCVPLILNPEGKVVIDKTEVTLDEKLGVVYRKLEAP
- the casA gene encoding type I-E CRISPR-associated protein Cse1/CasA, which encodes MYSFNLVSEPWIPVRIGGRLELFSLEQTLLCAQKIERLEDASPLVLVALHRLLLAVLYRALQGPKTLEDNLKWIKCGQFPQDLIQMYLNQWKSHFDLFDTKRPFFQVPDLDRADFVNHGKSKPIEPKSWIELSPEIRDGGQAAPIFNHENKVAEPIDAPTAARLLLALQTFALGGLRGGRTFQYSAKRAPSPNAIFVIPHGQNLLETFCYCLDPNNYALLENDIPFWESNPAINIAYLKTQGDKVVEVMGCVQAYTWMSRSVKLIPELAGGELRVSKIYFASGLSPGITPEKYYDPMVGTQLIKSGENKDKYRFTGFVKGRQFWRDFHSLFTPEDSNDRRPPRVISISSRLYNDASPITLGIYGIANPTQEAKIDFARQEFYTLPEAISADRTSEVYSSLEEALKQAEDLGTALDRAIWQLARLVTVRSERKLSDEDRAAINKRAETYPGKMAYWSKLDSVFPKLLLRLTKDYQWQSVRVFWLKQLIEASNHAWNLTQLAVGDDASALKALYVSEQILREAQNPILQQLKEAKEAV
- the casB gene encoding type I-E CRISPR-associated protein Cse2/CasB, with protein sequence MTEKAVNFIGFLWKLDRKAFAHLRRSLRDEPGHYIGAIPYVEPFTLGDTPSWVRQMYYLVAGLFAYVERPLEPSGSARKPLEQNLGESMARLYVLKERSPSIERRFIRLLDADHEQLPSRLRQTVTLLKSNDIPIGWEQLLDDLGYWRSEQRRVQHRWARSFYQRAERETQPQESTPEPQLTGGNE
- the cas7e gene encoding type I-E CRISPR-associated protein Cas7/Cse4/CasC translates to MKALLEIHLLQNFAPSNLNRDDTGSPKDAYFGGVKRGRISSQSLKRAMRMYFREQKLIPEEHLAVRTKRLTERLAELLVARGHHRDTAVKVVNLALGGVKLKVEEANNKTQYLVYLGAAEIKKIAELINENWQALEEAITAEESGKNEESGKKKEKKDKKAAKEAVPEKLVKDLEKVMDGGKAVDIALFGRMLADLPEKNQYAACQVAHAISTHRVEHDEDFYTAVDDLKPDDNAGADMLGTVEFNSACYYRYAVVDLEKFRTNLQGDNELMLKGLEAFLRSSIYALPCGKQNSFAAHQLPSFIGFTVRTNASPRSLANAFEKPVKASQNGWLDASAQALVKEWNELEQIFGQGGMHYVINRTAAKLEGALENAAVDNVETLVKNTLDQVKKALSLEA